A segment of the Bradyrhizobium sp. CCBAU 53340 genome:
CAAGCTGCCGAACAGCGTTCCCAGGATGTAGCCGCGCCCGCCGAACAGGCTGCAGCCGCCGAGGATCACCGCGGCGATGACGTCGAGCTCCATGCCCTGCACGACATCGGGCCGCGCGGCATGCGAGCGCGCCGACAGCACCAGCGCGGCGAGACCAGCAAGCGTCCCGGTGAGGACGAACGCCGCCGTCGTGATCCGCTTGGTGTTGATGCCGGAATAGAGCGCCGCAGTCGGGTTGCCGCCGACCGCATAGATGCGGCGGCCGAACACGTTGTAATGCAGCAGCAGAATGCCGACGACCATTGCCGCCAATGTCCAGGCGATCGGAACCGGCATGCCGAGGAACGTGCCCTCGCCGAAGATCGCAAAATAGGTCTCGTTGGTGATGATCACAGGCTTGGTGTTGGTCACCATCATCGCCAGTCCCCGCGCCATGCTCAGCGAGCCCAGCGTCACCAGGAAGGACGGGATCGACAGCTGCGTGGTCAGGATGCCGTTGATCAGCCCGACCAGCGCGCCGGTGCCGAGCCCGGCCACGGCGCCCACGATCCAGCTGTTGTTGATCTGGCTCATCGCAAGAGCGGCCGCCATGCCCGACAGCGCCAGCGTCGATGCAACGGACAGGTCGATCTGGCGCGCGATGATGATGAAGGTCATGCCGACGGCGATGATCGACACCAGCGTGGTCTGCCGTCCGATGTTCAGGAAGTTGTCGACCGAGAGGAACCAGGGCGAGGACAGGCTGAACACGACCAGCAGGATCACGAAGGCGATGTACAGCATGTAGGGCCGCTCGCCCCGCAGCAGATTCTGGAGAATCTTGCGGCGGCGGTCGGACCGGGTCGACGAAGCGACGACGTTGGGAGCAGTCAATTCGGTCATGCGGACAACTCTTGCGATAGGCTCAGCCCGGAGGCCTGGTAGATCTGGAGGAGATGGTGAAGCTCTTCGGCATCATCGATCTCGCCGCGCACCAGAGTTCGAGCGACGTGCCCGTCGACGATCACGGAGATGCGGTCGCAGAGCTCGATTAGTTCCACGAGGTCGGACGAGACGACCACAACCCCGCTACCGTCGCGGGCGGCATTCCGGATCACGGCGTAGATCTCCTCGCGTGCGCCCACGTCGACGCCGACGGTCGGCTCGTCCAGCAGCAGCACGCGCGGCCGTGGATCATTCCATTTTCCGAACACGACCTTCTGCTGGTTGCCGCCGGAGAGCGTTCTGACCAGGCTGGAGGCGCCCTGCGCTTTGACCGCGAGCCTTGCGACCGCCCTTTCCGCGCGCCTGGCGGCGGCGCGTTGCTGCATCCAGCCCCAGCGCGAGAAGTGCGGAATCCGCGGCAAGGTGATGTTTCGCTCGATCGAATGATCCAGCACCAGGCCTTGCGCGTGCCGGTCCTCCGGCACCAGTGCGATGCCCTGCTTGATCGCATCCGCCGGTCCGCCCGGCAGCCATTGATGGCCCTCGATTTCGATCGCGCCGCCCTCGAGCGGCCGCAGGCCGAACACCGTCTCCAGAATC
Coding sequences within it:
- a CDS encoding ABC transporter permease, which produces MTELTAPNVVASSTRSDRRRKILQNLLRGERPYMLYIAFVILLVVFSLSSPWFLSVDNFLNIGRQTTLVSIIAVGMTFIIIARQIDLSVASTLALSGMAAALAMSQINNSWIVGAVAGLGTGALVGLINGILTTQLSIPSFLVTLGSLSMARGLAMMVTNTKPVIITNETYFAIFGEGTFLGMPVPIAWTLAAMVVGILLLHYNVFGRRIYAVGGNPTAALYSGINTKRITTAAFVLTGTLAGLAALVLSARSHAARPDVVQGMELDVIAAVILGGCSLFGGRGYILGTLFGSLIIGTLNNGLVLLGVSSPMQLVIKGAIIVAAVAFTKR